The following are encoded together in the Humulus lupulus chromosome 5, drHumLupu1.1, whole genome shotgun sequence genome:
- the LOC133779196 gene encoding uncharacterized protein LOC133779196, translated as MAGAKDDSLQSINVQLNGQNYSYWHYVMNFFLKEKRMWGYVSGTSTKPKDDKDESFSEQLDLWDANNSKIITLINNSVQQSIGIQLAKYETAKEVWEHLERLYTQSNFAKQYQLEIDIRTLQQNSMTVQEFYSAMSNLWDQLALTESAELRAFSPYIARRDAQRLVQFFMALRDEFEGLRGTILHRSPLPSVDSVVNELLA; from the coding sequence ATGGCTGGCGCAAAAGATGATTCGCTTCAGTCCATTAATGTGCAATTGAATGGGCAGAATTATTCGTATTGgcattatgttatgaatttttttttgaaagagaAACGTATGTGGGGTTATGTTTCTGGAACTTCCACGAAACCGAAGGACGATAAGGATGAGAGCTTTTCAGAACAGTTGGATCTTTGGGATGCCAACAATTCGAAAATCATCACTTTGATCAACAACTCGGTTCAACAATCAATCGGTATCCAATTGGCGAAATATGAGACGGCGAAGGAAGTTTGGGAGCACTTGGAAAGGCTGTATACACAGTCTAATTTCGCAAAGCAGTATCAGTTGGAGATTGACATTCGGACCCTTCAACAGAATAGCATGACCGTTCAGGAATTTTATTCTGCTATGTCTAATCTATGGGATCAGCTTGCTTTGACTGAATCAGCGGAGTTACGGGCATTTTCCCCTTACATTGCTCGGAGAGACGCACAACGTCTGGTTCAGTTTTTTATGGCTCTTCGAGATGAGTTTGAAGGTCTTCGTGGAACAATCCTGCATCGCAGTCCTCTTCCGTCAGTTGATTCGGTGGTTAATGAGTTGTTAGCATAA